From a single Leptospira levettii genomic region:
- a CDS encoding alpha-glucosidase, producing the protein MVFRFLSLCFFFLFLECASHILTPIPIQEEIYQVSKQIQWIQKPTEFILKNTSFDKNFIKLSLDEPFLSVSEVETISKYRMASFKFEESIKRTCSEQTVDSIKKENGKITIFGKLTGKNCSSNYEVNFVAKSDTEIEFKITVSDENLNRIQLVYVSQPDEKFFGLGEQFTYDEFKGKKPFFFTEEQGIGRGDQPITTGANLLAGAGGNAYTTYAPIPHYISSENRSVFFENSGYAKFDFDHAKKTKVEFWDFQSEKSISGTIWLGTSAKSLIETYTKKTGRFPKLPEWAYGTWLGVQGGTDKVTSIVKQAKDAGNPVTALWIQDWCGRRVTNFGDQLKWRWYADESLYPDFKKFVKSMNDQNVQVLGYINSFLADTDPKKPGDDFTNPLLTEAKTKGYLVKNAKGEDYLIQTVGFPAYLIDLTNPLAVKWTKDLIKKNLIGMGLSGWMADFGEWLPYDAKLYSGVDAKVYHNRYPVDWARINREAIKEAGMEGKIVFFTRAGYSYSNAYSTLFWEGDQMVSFGTNDGLPSSIVGLTTSGISGYALNHSDIGGYTTISNPLKNYHRTKELLLRWAEVSAFTPVFRTHEGNRPLKNWQVYTYTKPDGTKSLGDEDTVQLFAKIARIHFALKPYIQSLVEEASKTGLPVVRHNAIVEPEDKILLNYKYQFFLGDDLLVAPVVESNEIVQDVYLPRGKWTHFWTGTTYEGNRKIQVSAPIGKPPAFIRVGGKSEGLIRSSLESIRNKN; encoded by the coding sequence TTCATTCTCAAAAATACATCCTTTGACAAAAACTTCATCAAATTATCGTTAGATGAACCTTTCCTCTCTGTTTCCGAAGTAGAAACCATTTCCAAATACCGAATGGCTTCTTTTAAATTTGAAGAGTCAATCAAACGAACCTGTTCCGAACAAACAGTGGATTCCATCAAAAAAGAAAATGGGAAAATTACCATCTTTGGTAAATTAACAGGGAAAAATTGTTCTTCCAATTACGAGGTCAACTTTGTTGCAAAATCTGATACTGAAATTGAATTCAAAATCACTGTCTCAGATGAAAATCTAAATCGAATCCAACTTGTGTATGTTTCTCAGCCGGATGAGAAGTTTTTTGGACTCGGTGAACAATTCACTTATGATGAGTTCAAAGGGAAAAAACCATTTTTCTTCACAGAAGAACAAGGCATTGGTCGTGGAGACCAACCCATCACTACAGGAGCCAATTTACTCGCAGGAGCTGGCGGAAACGCTTATACAACCTATGCTCCGATTCCCCATTATATCAGTTCAGAAAATCGATCTGTCTTTTTTGAAAACAGTGGTTATGCGAAGTTTGATTTTGATCACGCAAAAAAAACCAAGGTAGAATTTTGGGACTTCCAATCTGAAAAATCCATTTCTGGTACCATTTGGCTCGGCACATCTGCCAAATCACTCATCGAAACCTACACCAAAAAAACAGGACGTTTTCCAAAACTCCCCGAATGGGCGTACGGTACTTGGTTAGGTGTCCAAGGGGGAACTGATAAGGTTACATCCATCGTCAAACAAGCAAAAGATGCTGGAAACCCTGTTACAGCACTTTGGATCCAAGATTGGTGTGGAAGGCGAGTTACCAATTTTGGTGACCAACTCAAATGGCGTTGGTATGCCGATGAATCCCTCTATCCAGATTTTAAAAAATTTGTAAAATCAATGAATGATCAAAACGTGCAGGTATTAGGTTATATCAATTCTTTCTTAGCGGATACTGACCCTAAAAAACCTGGTGATGATTTTACAAACCCCCTCCTCACAGAAGCAAAAACAAAAGGGTATCTTGTTAAAAATGCAAAAGGAGAAGATTACCTCATCCAAACCGTTGGTTTTCCAGCTTACCTCATTGATCTTACCAATCCACTCGCTGTGAAATGGACAAAAGACCTCATCAAAAAGAATTTAATTGGAATGGGTCTATCTGGATGGATGGCCGACTTCGGAGAATGGTTACCCTATGATGCAAAACTTTACTCAGGTGTAGATGCAAAAGTGTACCACAACCGTTACCCTGTGGATTGGGCAAGGATCAATCGTGAAGCCATCAAAGAAGCAGGGATGGAAGGAAAAATTGTATTTTTTACAAGAGCAGGTTATAGTTATTCCAATGCTTATTCCACACTTTTTTGGGAAGGAGACCAAATGGTCAGTTTTGGAACCAATGATGGACTTCCGTCATCTATTGTTGGACTCACAACATCAGGTATCAGTGGTTATGCGTTAAACCATAGTGATATTGGTGGTTACACAACGATATCCAATCCTTTAAAAAACTACCATCGTACCAAAGAATTATTACTCCGATGGGCAGAAGTTTCTGCATTTACGCCTGTCTTTCGCACACACGAAGGGAACAGACCTCTGAAAAACTGGCAAGTCTATACATACACAAAACCTGATGGAACTAAATCACTGGGGGATGAAGATACAGTCCAACTGTTTGCTAAAATTGCAAGGATCCACTTTGCCTTAAAACCATATATCCAAAGTTTGGTGGAAGAAGCATCAAAAACAGGACTTCCTGTTGTGAGACACAATGCCATTGTGGAACCAGAAGACAAAATTCTCCTCAATTACAAATACCAATTTTTCTTAGGAGATGATTTGCTCGTCGCTCCTGTTGTGGAATCAAATGAAATTGTACAAGATGTATATTTACCTCGAGGGAAATGGACTCATTTTTGGACAGGCACAACCTATGAAGGAAATCGAAAAATACAAGTCTCTGCACCGATTGGCAAACCACCTGCTTTTATCCGTGTGGGAGGAAAATCAGAGGGTCTCATTCGTTCTTCCTTAGAAAGTATACGGAATAAGAATTAA